The following proteins are encoded in a genomic region of uncultured Vibrio sp.:
- a CDS encoding metalloregulator ArsR/SmtB family transcription factor, with protein sequence MLPHQFFKLLSDETRVRCLMLVAREGEVCVGDLAFALQESQPKVSRHLAQLRANGILVDKRQGQWVFYQLSQQLPGWMRKVIDDLVASNCLKQEYQQDISRLHDKSREACC encoded by the coding sequence ATGCTTCCACATCAGTTTTTCAAACTTTTATCTGACGAGACTCGCGTGCGGTGTTTAATGCTGGTGGCTCGTGAAGGAGAGGTTTGTGTGGGCGATTTAGCGTTTGCACTTCAAGAGAGCCAACCGAAAGTTTCTCGTCATCTAGCCCAGTTACGAGCCAATGGAATCTTAGTTGATAAGCGCCAAGGACAATGGGTGTTTTACCAATTGTCCCAACAGCTTCCGGGGTGGATGAGAAAAGTGATTGACGACCTAGTGGCATCGAATTGTTTGAAGCAAGAATACCAGCAAGATATTTCGCGTTTGCATGACAAAAGTCGTGAGGCATGCTGCTAA
- a CDS encoding ArsJ-associated glyceraldehyde-3-phosphate dehydrogenase produces the protein MTIKVGINGFGRIGRLALRAAFDWPELEFVQINDVAGDAATLGHLLEFDSVQGRWHHEVQVEGNELIINGKRIVTTQQRDIDAVNWSGCDVVIEATGVHRKSSYLDQYLDQGVKRVVVSAPVKEEGIANIVVGVNDHIFDPEKHRIVTAASCTTNCIAPVVKVIHEKLGIEQSSFTTIHDLTNTQTILDAPHKDLRRARACGMSLIPTTTGSATAIVEIFPDLKGKINGHAVRVPLANASLTDIIFDVKRDTTAEEVNALLKEASEGELKGILGFEARPLVSIDYKGDQRSTIVDAQSTMVVGSRMVKIYAWYDNEMGYATRTAELVRNVGLA, from the coding sequence ATGACGATTAAAGTAGGGATTAATGGTTTTGGCCGAATCGGTCGTTTGGCACTGCGTGCAGCGTTTGACTGGCCCGAGCTGGAGTTTGTGCAGATTAATGACGTCGCTGGCGATGCGGCAACACTGGGTCACCTACTGGAGTTCGACTCGGTTCAAGGTCGTTGGCATCACGAGGTTCAGGTCGAAGGTAACGAACTCATCATTAATGGTAAGCGTATCGTCACGACACAACAGCGAGATATAGATGCCGTTAATTGGTCGGGCTGTGATGTTGTGATTGAAGCAACGGGTGTGCATCGTAAATCGTCGTACTTAGATCAGTACCTTGATCAAGGTGTGAAGCGAGTTGTGGTCAGCGCGCCAGTAAAAGAAGAAGGCATTGCTAACATCGTTGTGGGTGTGAATGACCATATCTTCGACCCTGAAAAACACCGTATTGTGACCGCGGCATCTTGTACTACCAACTGTATCGCACCTGTGGTGAAAGTGATTCATGAGAAGCTGGGTATCGAGCAGTCTTCATTTACCACTATTCATGATCTGACCAACACACAAACCATTCTGGATGCGCCGCACAAAGACCTGCGTCGTGCTCGTGCTTGCGGCATGAGTTTGATTCCAACCACGACAGGCAGTGCGACAGCAATCGTGGAAATTTTCCCGGACTTGAAAGGCAAAATTAACGGCCACGCAGTACGTGTTCCTCTGGCTAATGCGTCACTGACCGACATTATCTTTGATGTAAAACGCGATACCACAGCAGAAGAAGTGAATGCATTGCTGAAGGAAGCGTCTGAAGGTGAACTGAAAGGCATTCTTGGCTTTGAAGCGCGCCCTCTCGTATCGATTGACTACAAAGGCGACCAACGTTCAACCATTGTTGATGCGCAATCGACCATGGTCGTGGGCTCACGCATGGTGAAGATTTACGCGTGGTACGACAATGAAATGGGTTACGCAACACGTACTGCAGAATTGGTCCGTAACGTTGGTCTGGCTTAA
- a CDS encoding cyclin-dependent kinase inhibitor 3 family protein, giving the protein MSHPIWQLELESGALVLTPCPGTKEVALQASLEQLKEQGVQAIVTALDNAELEAKNVSELGEVTQQLGMKWFQIEIEDDCAPDDVFAQKWQHASPELHAILAQGGKVAMHCMGGSGRTGLLAAHLLLEKEWALDDIVREVQALRPGAFTKPVQVEYIEHVAQSA; this is encoded by the coding sequence ATGTCTCATCCTATATGGCAATTAGAGCTGGAGTCGGGTGCATTGGTATTAACACCTTGCCCGGGCACCAAAGAGGTTGCGCTACAAGCATCACTTGAACAGTTAAAAGAACAGGGTGTTCAAGCGATAGTCACAGCTCTGGATAACGCAGAACTGGAAGCAAAAAACGTATCAGAGCTGGGTGAAGTGACTCAACAGCTCGGTATGAAATGGTTTCAAATCGAGATCGAAGACGATTGTGCACCAGACGATGTTTTTGCGCAGAAATGGCAGCACGCAAGTCCTGAGCTACACGCCATTCTTGCACAAGGCGGTAAGGTTGCCATGCACTGTATGGGCGGGTCTGGCCGAACTGGTCTTTTAGCTGCGCACTTACTGCTTGAGAAAGAATGGGCGCTCGACGATATCGTACGTGAAGTGCAGGCTTTGCGCCCAGGCGCATTTACTAAACCAGTGCAGGTTGAGTACATCGAGCACGTAGCACAGAGTGCTTGA
- the arsJ gene encoding organoarsenical effux MFS transporter ArsJ, which yields MISQLSKSIRQYMLVTFNYWNFTVTDGALRMLVVLYFHDLGYSTLAIASLFLFYEFFGVVTNLIGGWLGARLGLNKTMNIGLAMQVFALLMLAVPNAWLTIPWVMAAQALSGIAKDLNKMSAKSAIKTLVPDEQQGALYKWVAILTGSKNALKGAGFFIGGVLLSWVGFQNSMFIMAAVLAVVFVCSMIWLEADMGKAKSKPKFRHIFSKSESVNILSAARMFLFGARDVWFVVALPVYLGSVFGWDHLWVGGFLAAWVIAYGFVQGFAPRITGKAQSRVPDGSAALVWAGILALITGGIAYGVQVGWQPEVVIVVGLMVFGAVFAINSSLHSYLIVSYAKGDGVSLDVGFYYMANAMGRLIGTVLSGWIYQEAGLAACLWVSFAFLALTTLISIKLPKAKIATA from the coding sequence ATGATTTCACAACTAAGCAAAAGCATTCGTCAGTACATGTTGGTGACGTTCAATTATTGGAACTTTACGGTTACCGATGGTGCGCTGCGCATGCTGGTGGTGCTTTACTTTCATGACTTGGGTTACTCAACCCTGGCAATTGCGTCACTTTTCCTTTTCTATGAGTTTTTTGGCGTGGTCACCAACCTGATTGGCGGTTGGTTGGGGGCGAGATTAGGTCTGAACAAAACCATGAATATAGGCTTAGCGATGCAAGTTTTTGCCTTGCTGATGCTTGCTGTGCCGAATGCTTGGTTGACGATCCCTTGGGTAATGGCGGCACAAGCACTGTCAGGGATTGCTAAAGACCTCAACAAAATGAGCGCGAAGAGTGCGATTAAAACCTTAGTGCCAGATGAGCAACAAGGTGCGTTGTACAAATGGGTGGCTATTTTGACTGGCTCGAAGAATGCACTGAAAGGTGCAGGATTCTTTATTGGTGGTGTATTGCTGTCTTGGGTGGGTTTTCAAAATTCCATGTTCATTATGGCAGCCGTTCTGGCAGTGGTGTTTGTTTGTAGCATGATCTGGCTGGAAGCGGATATGGGCAAAGCTAAAAGCAAGCCTAAGTTTCGCCATATTTTCTCTAAATCAGAATCTGTGAACATTCTGTCAGCGGCGCGAATGTTCCTGTTCGGAGCTCGCGATGTCTGGTTTGTGGTTGCACTGCCGGTGTATCTAGGCAGCGTTTTTGGCTGGGATCACTTGTGGGTCGGTGGCTTCTTAGCTGCATGGGTGATTGCGTATGGCTTTGTTCAAGGTTTTGCGCCGCGCATTACTGGTAAGGCGCAAAGCCGTGTACCTGATGGGAGTGCGGCACTTGTTTGGGCGGGCATATTAGCTCTGATTACGGGTGGTATCGCCTACGGAGTACAAGTCGGTTGGCAACCAGAAGTTGTAATTGTGGTTGGATTAATGGTATTTGGCGCGGTATTTGCGATTAACTCTTCCCTTCACTCATATTTGATTGTGAGCTATGCCAAAGGCGATGGTGTATCGCTGGATGTGGGCTTTTATTATATGGCGAATGCGATGGGACGTTTGATAGGTACTGTCCTGTCAGGCTGGATTTATCAGGAAGCGGGTTTAGCGGCCTGTCTGTGGGTATCTTTCGCCTTCCTTGCCTTGACCACACTGATTTCAATCAAGTTGCCCAAAGCCAAGATAGCGACGGCTTAA
- a CDS encoding acyltransferase family protein encodes MRERVLFFDLLRCVAAVAVIAIHVLAPYRNELGIIPFDQWLTAVGVNSVTRWAVPVFILITGALMLTDTRPFDGKYYLKRRLGKVLIPFIFWSVFYAYLSGWTAAGFDFETVKEVLSNSVHHETYYHLGFFYYFIPLYFVIPLFQWMARNVDDNVLYTYLAFWLCTSTLFLFKIDGPWSNQMWLYMGYLPLGYVLYQKLSLSRSNVTLFTGLGLAALAVTFAMVVTNSLEAEKYTVGRWLSYKTLNVILAASMIFMLARYFGEGLSPKVQKVVSFISQHSLGIYLLHPIFLWPMKEFSWYEGHPAWVIPLWIVLSGAGALAMSYLFSRSTKTRWLLP; translated from the coding sequence ATGAGAGAAAGGGTTCTGTTTTTTGATCTATTGCGCTGTGTGGCGGCGGTTGCGGTGATCGCTATTCACGTCTTGGCGCCGTATCGAAATGAATTAGGCATTATTCCGTTCGATCAGTGGCTTACGGCTGTGGGAGTTAATAGTGTGACCCGATGGGCGGTGCCGGTTTTTATTCTGATCACAGGCGCGTTAATGCTCACCGATACCCGACCATTTGATGGCAAATATTATTTAAAAAGGCGCTTGGGTAAAGTTCTGATTCCTTTTATTTTTTGGTCGGTGTTCTACGCTTATTTGTCGGGATGGACGGCTGCGGGGTTTGACTTTGAAACGGTCAAAGAGGTTTTGAGTAATAGCGTCCACCATGAAACCTATTACCATTTGGGTTTTTTCTATTACTTCATCCCGCTCTATTTCGTGATCCCTCTATTTCAGTGGATGGCGCGGAATGTTGACGATAATGTTTTATATACCTATCTGGCATTTTGGTTGTGCACCAGTACCTTATTTCTGTTCAAGATAGACGGTCCTTGGAGTAATCAAATGTGGCTCTATATGGGCTATTTACCTTTGGGTTATGTTTTGTATCAAAAGCTGTCTTTGAGCCGTTCGAATGTCACTCTGTTTACTGGCCTGGGTCTTGCCGCATTGGCGGTTACCTTTGCTATGGTGGTGACAAACAGTCTGGAAGCGGAGAAATACACAGTAGGGCGCTGGTTGTCATACAAAACACTCAACGTGATTTTAGCGGCTTCGATGATTTTCATGTTGGCACGTTATTTTGGCGAAGGGTTATCGCCCAAAGTACAAAAAGTCGTGAGCTTTATTAGCCAGCACAGCTTAGGCATTTACTTGCTGCATCCTATCTTTTTGTGGCCGATGAAAGAGTTTTCCTGGTATGAAGGGCATCCGGCGTGGGTCATCCCACTGTGGATAGTATTAAGTGGAGCGGGAGCCTTGGCGATGAGTTATCTGTTCTCTCGTTCGACCAAGACTCGCTGGTTATTGCCTTAA
- a CDS encoding DUF2500 domain-containing protein: MPIPLILALFVLIALGAWIFFRFYSKHYVGEDAPEQCVQVTILDKQAIDIPDAKPGEDDQEYWIYVQRAPIGPKREFQIGVHYYHALNPGDKGKLTYQGDKFLHFALKP; encoded by the coding sequence ATGCCAATTCCACTTATTTTGGCTCTTTTTGTCCTAATAGCGCTAGGAGCCTGGATTTTCTTTCGCTTCTACAGTAAACACTATGTTGGTGAAGATGCCCCTGAGCAATGTGTCCAAGTGACCATTCTAGACAAACAGGCCATCGACATTCCGGATGCGAAACCGGGAGAAGATGATCAAGAGTATTGGATTTACGTGCAGCGTGCTCCTATCGGTCCCAAACGTGAGTTCCAAATCGGAGTTCACTATTACCATGCGCTCAATCCGGGCGATAAAGGAAAACTGACTTACCAAGGCGATAAGTTTCTCCATTTCGCCCTGAAGCCGTAA
- a CDS encoding DUF4145 domain-containing protein, translating into MSDIEKVVIRTRTIEKLLRTQYHAEGKGLHQLINSCEERLPHDVIAKLRYIATVRNKIVHEEDFQLDDRKNFLAVCDDCEKELTPRSSRFIWRAAILLMALITLAALGFYYMHWDLLSEHIQ; encoded by the coding sequence ATGTCAGATATTGAAAAAGTAGTCATACGTACCCGAACGATCGAAAAACTTTTGCGTACTCAATATCATGCAGAGGGAAAAGGGTTGCATCAGCTCATCAATAGCTGTGAAGAGCGATTACCACATGACGTGATCGCAAAGCTGCGCTATATCGCTACGGTGCGTAATAAGATTGTTCACGAAGAAGATTTTCAGCTAGATGATCGAAAGAATTTTTTGGCAGTGTGTGATGATTGTGAAAAAGAACTCACACCAAGAAGTTCGCGCTTTATTTGGCGAGCCGCAATTTTGTTGATGGCGTTGATCACGCTTGCTGCTCTTGGTTTTTATTATATGCATTGGGATCTACTGTCTGAGCACATACAGTAG
- a CDS encoding lysoplasmalogenase: MWSWLAIGLSGVYSVLGAKQANPTQSLVFKIFTLLLLLVLVLTQGTPAVYTYWIAAGLGVSIIADTLHSFRSRKLIYFCGYLVAQVCYSKSFWMQLNGDIIWWLLALLLAASIVAFFLLLPQLDSLVFPVVIMGMMLVQMAWAAGEVWLESPSYAHAIGFSGTLVMTYSALAYAIHGYRKPMKRAYVWVSGSYFMAHALIVASIIY, translated from the coding sequence ATGTGGAGTTGGCTGGCTATAGGGCTATCAGGTGTGTATTCCGTGTTGGGGGCTAAGCAAGCCAATCCAACGCAATCTCTCGTCTTTAAAATATTTACTCTGTTACTCCTTCTTGTGCTGGTTTTAACTCAAGGTACGCCAGCAGTTTATACTTACTGGATTGCTGCTGGTCTGGGCGTATCGATCATTGCTGACACGTTACATTCGTTCCGTTCGCGTAAATTGATTTATTTCTGCGGTTACTTAGTCGCGCAGGTTTGCTACAGCAAATCGTTCTGGATGCAGTTGAACGGAGACATTATTTGGTGGCTATTGGCGTTATTGCTGGCGGCTAGTATCGTGGCGTTCTTTTTGTTGTTACCTCAACTCGATTCTTTGGTCTTTCCTGTCGTGATTATGGGCATGATGCTTGTACAGATGGCTTGGGCTGCAGGAGAGGTCTGGTTAGAGTCGCCTAGTTACGCTCATGCGATTGGATTCAGTGGAACCTTGGTCATGACCTACTCAGCGTTGGCTTACGCGATTCATGGTTACCGTAAACCTATGAAGCGCGCGTACGTATGGGTGAGTGGGAGCTATTTCATGGCGCATGCACTTATTGTCGCTTCGATTATTTACTAA
- a CDS encoding YecH family metal-binding protein, with translation MNDIHAHNLLNLLRESPMTREELAVYFGLDVRFHTCKLSDLDLDTLLAFLLKREKIRELEGKLVVNMARICNH, from the coding sequence ATGAATGACATTCATGCCCACAACCTTCTAAACCTGCTTCGTGAGAGCCCGATGACTCGTGAAGAGCTTGCGGTCTATTTTGGCTTAGATGTCCGCTTTCATACTTGCAAACTGAGTGATTTAGACTTGGACACATTGCTTGCGTTTTTACTAAAACGAGAAAAAATTCGTGAGCTAGAAGGTAAGCTTGTCGTCAATATGGCACGTATTTGTAATCACTAA
- a CDS encoding DUF1145 domain-containing protein has protein sequence MKALIILAKAAIAFVWLVLIINIVMPFPGNAAIALYIMTAFLFIMHGLQMAIFIGAFGDKIKMNSWEKYSILIFGIFALLDIRRKHMM, from the coding sequence ATGAAAGCACTAATCATCTTAGCCAAAGCGGCCATCGCCTTTGTTTGGTTGGTATTGATCATCAATATTGTTATGCCGTTCCCGGGCAATGCAGCGATTGCACTCTACATCATGACAGCATTCTTGTTCATCATGCACGGCCTACAAATGGCCATTTTCATCGGTGCATTTGGCGATAAGATAAAAATGAATAGCTGGGAGAAATACTCCATCCTTATTTTTGGCATCTTTGCTCTACTCGATATCCGTCGCAAGCACATGATGTAA
- the rsmD gene encoding 16S rRNA (guanine(966)-N(2))-methyltransferase RsmD, translating to MVRRRQQNSSQKKPTTGFVRIISGLWRGRKLPVHDAEGLRPTTDRVKETLFNWLAQDVPQAKCLDLFAGSGGLGFESASRQAEQVTMVELNPQAFQQLKKNVASLNATNIEVVNTDALNFLKQPGTPHHVVFIDPPFRQGLLDETVNLLEQNGWLAEDAMIYIETEKELNIIDLPESWHLYREKTAGQVSYRLYERTSV from the coding sequence ATGGTAAGACGTCGCCAGCAAAACTCATCACAAAAAAAGCCAACAACGGGCTTCGTTCGCATTATTAGTGGCTTATGGAGAGGCCGAAAGCTCCCAGTCCATGACGCTGAGGGTTTACGTCCAACCACCGATCGCGTCAAAGAGACGCTATTTAATTGGCTAGCGCAAGATGTGCCGCAAGCGAAGTGTCTCGACTTGTTTGCAGGCTCTGGCGGTTTAGGCTTTGAATCCGCTTCGCGTCAGGCAGAACAAGTAACCATGGTTGAGCTGAACCCGCAGGCGTTTCAACAGCTAAAGAAAAATGTCGCGTCTTTGAATGCGACCAACATTGAGGTGGTGAATACCGACGCTCTGAACTTTTTGAAGCAACCAGGAACGCCTCATCACGTGGTATTTATTGATCCGCCATTTCGTCAAGGTTTGCTGGATGAAACCGTGAACTTGTTAGAGCAAAACGGCTGGCTTGCTGAAGATGCAATGATTTATATTGAAACCGAGAAAGAACTGAATATTATCGACCTGCCGGAAAGCTGGCATCTGTATCGAGAAAAAACCGCTGGTCAAGTCAGTTATCGCCTCTACGAACGCACGTCCGTGTAG